Proteins encoded in a region of the Triticum dicoccoides isolate Atlit2015 ecotype Zavitan chromosome 3A, WEW_v2.0, whole genome shotgun sequence genome:
- the LOC119271165 gene encoding NAC domain-containing protein 100-like, producing MVDHLQVQQQQQQLELPMGFRFHPTDEEIITSYLAPKILNPAFDATAIGEVDLNKNEPWELPKKAKMGENEWYFYCQKDRKYPTGIRTNRATKAGYWKTTGKDKEIVNPHCTSMLIGMKKTLVFYKGRAPSGEKTNWVMHEYRLKINKQSTTSLPSAIGNAASINMSSKEYVVCRIFHKNAGSRLSSMVSHEGNGGATPTDKIWSMSMGTDGAC from the exons ATGGTAGACCACCTTCAAgttcagcagcaacaacaacagttgGAGCTTCCAATGGGGTTCAGGTTCCACCCTACTGATGAGGAGATCATCACCTCCTACCTTGCCCCTAAGATTCTCAACCCAGCATTCGACGCCACAGCGATCGGTGAGGTGGACCTGAACAAGAACGAGCCATGGGAACTTCCCAAGAAGGCCAAGATGGGGGAGAACGAGTGGTACTTTTACTGCCAGAAGGACCGCAAGTACCCCACCGGAATACGAACCAACCGAGCCACAAAGGCTGGCTACTGGAAGACCACGGGTAAGGACAAGGAGATCGTCAATCCACATTGCACGTCCATGCTCATCGGCATGAAGAAGACATTGGTGTTCTACAAGGGCAGAGCTCCCAGTGGGGAGAagaccaactgggtcatgcacgagTACAGGCTCAAGATCAACAAGCAGTCAACAACCAGCCTGCCCAGTGCCATAGGAAATGCTGCTTCTATTAACATGTCTTCCAAG GAGTATGTGGTTTGCAGGATCTTCCATAAGAACGCTGGAAGTAGGCTTTCATCCATGGTGTCACATGAGGGCAACGGTGGTGCAACACCCACCGACAAGATCTGGTCGATGAGCATGGGTACAGATGGGGCATGTTGA